The nucleotide sequence GAGTTCTTCATTATCTAAAATTTTTAATACTCCTTGAGCCATATCACTATAATTATAAGGTGGATATAAATATCCCATTTTATTATTTATAACAACTTCTGGAATACCTTCAACATTAGTAGCTACTATAGGTATTTCAAAAAAAGCAGCTTCTGCAAAAGTAAAACCGAAAGCTTCAAATTTAGAAGGGCATACAAATAAATCAGCATTATTATAAAATAGAGATGGTTCAGAGATCCAACCTAAAAAATTTATTTTTTCATTTAGATTTAATTTATTTGAAAGCTCTTCACACTCAGCTCTTAATTCACCATCACCTACAATGTTTAATATAAGATTGTTATTAGTTAAAGAGCATTCATGAAAAATTTTTATTAATCCTAAAGGATCTTTCTGTTGATCAAGACGACCAACAAAAAGAATATTTTTGGTATCATTATTTTCTTTGTTATGTATTCTATTTTTATTAGTAGATAATGCTTTAAAATCTAAACCGTTATAAATACATAAACTTTTTTTCCAAAACATAAATTTATAATATTTCAAATAATTTTTATTGACAGTAACGTTGGTATTACCAAATTGTAATGCTACTATTTCTAAAAAATAAAATATTATTCTAGAAAAAATATTAACTTCTTTATGGAAGGAAATACC is from Proteus columbae and encodes:
- a CDS encoding glycosyltransferase is translated as MKRIAHVQVIPKLSGAQKFSLEIFKNVSNFEKYIICAEFEDETEEQRNDFVTHFKQANVNIIWCKNLKRKIGFHDIKSIIELYNIFRKYKFDVVHTNSTKPGIIARIAAKIAGVKKVIHTVHGISFHKEVNIFSRIIFYFLEIVALQFGNTNVTVNKNYLKYYKFMFWKKSLCIYNGLDFKALSTNKNRIHNKENNDTKNILFVGRLDQQKDPLGLIKIFHECSLTNNNLILNIVGDGELRAECEELSNKLNLNEKINFLGWISEPSLFYNNADLFVCPSKFEAFGFTFAEAAFFEIPIVATNVEGIPEVVINNKMGYLYPPYNYSDMAQGVLKILDNEELKKSMSEFGLQYVTDNFQLDKCITQYLNLYNK